The following proteins are encoded in a genomic region of Microtus ochrogaster isolate Prairie Vole_2 chromosome 5, MicOch1.0, whole genome shotgun sequence:
- the LOC101991897 gene encoding prostate and testis expressed protein 2 — MCTLFVLGMVFLSYPYWGDLQEVGQDLGTMCYKCKKYHLGLCYDVMSSCTLKHRQSCAAENFYILTRKGQSMYHYSRLSCMTNCEDINFLSYEKRIELICCKHSSYCNLPMGL, encoded by the exons ATGTGCACTCTGTTTGTGCTGGGGATGGTTTTTCTGTCTTACCCATATTGGG gTGACCTTCAGGAAGTTGGACAAG ATCTTGGAACAATGTGTTATAAATGCAAGAAGTATCATCTTGGGCTATGCTATGATGTCATGAGTTCCTGCACACTGAAGCATAGACAGTCCTGTGCTGCTGAGAACTTTTACATACTCACAAGAAAAG GGCAGAGCATGTATCATTATTCAAGATTGTCATGTATGACCAACTGTGAGGACATCAACTTCCTGAGTTATGAAAAGAGAATAGAACTCATCTGTTGCAAACATAGTAGCTATTGCAACCTCCCAATGGGACTCTAG
- the Pate1 gene encoding prostate and testis expressed protein 1: MGKPHLTGYLILLCYLKADKVLIHENNNVVEIVQCRMCHLQFPGEKCSRGRGICTATAEEACMVGKMYKRDGTIWLNFMGCLKNCANVKNIRWGSYLVNFRCCRGYDMCNEAF; the protein is encoded by the exons ATGGGCAAGCCTCACTTAACGGGATATCTCATCTTACTCTGCTATTTGAAGG CAGATAAAGTACTCATTCATGAAAATAACAACG TTGTGGAAATTGTGCAGTGTAGGATGTGCCACCTCCAGTTCCCTGGGGAAAAGTGTTCCAGAGGAAGAGGAATATGTACCGCAACAGCAGAAGAGGCCTGTATGGTGGGAAAGATGTACAAAA ggGATGGTACCATCTGGTTAAACTTCATGGGCTGCTTAAAGAACTGTGCCAATGTGAAAAACATAAGGTGGGGCTCCTATCTGGTAAACTTCAGGTGCTGCCGGGGCTATGACATGTGCAATGAAGCATTTTAG
- the Pate3 gene encoding prostate and testis expressed protein 3 yields MNRHVLLLFSLFCLVVEATSLTCVTCHLRTPSDHCRRGFGICHAQKYETCMSLRIYSNNTLQISYMVCQRFCKNLTYNFNNRTYVHKCCNYDYCNFKI; encoded by the exons ATGAACAGGCATGTCTTACtactcttctccctcttctgcctcgTTGTGG AAGCAACATCACTGACCTGTGTAACATGCCACCTCCGCACACCGTCAGACCACTGCAGAAGAGGCTTTGGCATCTGCCATGCTCAGAAGTACGAAACATGCATGAGCCTAAGGATCTACTCCA ATAACACTCTCCAGATATCATACATGGTGTGTCAGAGATTCTGCAAGAACTTGACGTACAACTTCAACAATCGGACTTATGTTCATAAATGTTGTAACTACGATTATTGTAACTTCAAAATCTAA